One Peromyscus leucopus breed LL Stock chromosome 4, UCI_PerLeu_2.1, whole genome shotgun sequence genomic region harbors:
- the Fbxw5 gene encoding F-box/WD repeat-containing protein 5, which produces MDEGGMPLLPDSLVYQIFLSLDPADVLTAGLVCRQWQAVSRDEFLWREQFYRYYHVARDVPRHPAATSWYEEFRRLYDMVPCVEVQTLKEHTDQVLHLSFSHSGYQFASCSKDCTVKIWNNDLTISLLHSADMRPYNWSYTQFSQFNQDDSLLLASGVFLGPHNSSSGEIAVISLDSFVLLSRVRNKPYDVFGCWLTETSLISGNLHRIGDITSCSVLWLNNAFQDVESENVNVVKRLFKIQNLNASTIRTVMVADCSRFDSPDLLLDAGDQPGLPCRVFDLGGDSEEEEDPDPGLHTSGSGRVKEGLRRMLDSMLDGHAQLSDCALETQVAELLAQSHTKPPESSDADTRNKYLIFTTGCLTYSPHQIGIKQILPHQMTTAGPVLGEGRGSDAFFDALDHVIDVHGHIIGMGLSPDNRYLYVNSRAWPPGSVVADPMQPPPIAEEIDLLVFDLKTMREVKRALRAHRAYTPNDECFFIFLDVSRDFVASGAEDRHGYIWDRHYNICLAKLRHEDVVNSVAFSPQEQELLLTASDDATIKAWRSPRTVRVLQAPRPRPRPFFSWFASHRR; this is translated from the exons ATGGACGAGGGGGGCATGCCCCTGCTCCCcgacagcctggtctaccagaTCTTCCTGAGCCTGGACCCTGCAGATGTGCTGACTGCTGGGCTGGTGTGCCGCCAGTGGCAGGCTGTGTCCCGGGATGAGTTCTTGTGGAGGGAGCAGTTCTACCGTTACTACCACGTGGCTCGAGATGTACCCCGCCATCCAG CGGCCACGTCCTGGTATGAGGAATTCCGACGGCTCTATGACATGGTACCCTGTGTGGAGGTGCAGACACTGAAGGAGCACACCGACCAGGTCCTGCACCTCAGCTTTTCCCACTCGGGGTACCAGTTTGCTTCCTGCTCCAAGGACTGCACGGTGAAG ATCTGGAACAACGACCTGACCATCTCCCTGCTGCACAGTGCAGATATGAGGCCATACAACTGGAGCTACACCCAGTTCTCCCAGTTCAACCAAGATGACTCACTGCTGCTGGCCTCTGGGGTGTTCCTGGGGCCACACAACTCCTCCTCAGGCGAGATAGCTGTCATCAGCCTAG ACTCCTTCGTCCTGCTGTCCCGAGTGCGAAACAAGCCCTACGATGTGTTTGGCTGCTGGCTCACAGAAACCAGCCTCATTTCGGGGAACCTGCACCGCATTGGAGATATCACCTCCTGTTCAGTGCTGTGGCTCAACAATGCCTTCCAG GACGTGGAGTCAGAGAATGTGAACGTGGTAAAGCGGCTCTTTAAGATCCAGAACCTCAACGCTAGCACCATCCGTACAGTCATGGTGGCTGACTGCAGCCGCTTCGATAGCCCGGACCTCCTGCTGGATGCTGGCGACCAGCCGGGGCTCCCCTGCCGAGTCTTTGACCTAGGTGGGGacagtgaagaggaggaggaccctGACCCGGGGCTGCACACCTCTGGCTCTGGCCGTGTCAAGGAAGGTTTGCGGCGCATGTTGGATAGCATGTTGGATGGACACGCACAGCTATCAGATTGTGCACTGGAGACCCAGGTGGCTGAGCTGCTGGCCCAGAGCCACACCAAGCCCCCCGAGTCTAGTGATGCCGACACCAGGAACAAGTACCTCATCTTCACCACTGGCTGCCTCACCTACTCACCACACCAGATCG GTATCAAACAGATCCTGCCACACCAGATGACCACAGCGGGGCCTGTGCTGGGTGAGGGCCGGGGCTCCGATGCCTTCTTTGATGCACTGGACCATGTCATTGACGTGCATGGGCACATCATTGGCATGGGCCTGTCTCCTGATAACAG GTACCTGTACGTGAATAGCCGTGCCTGGCCTCCTGGCTCAGTGGTAGCTGATCCCATGCAGCCGCCACCCATTGCAGAGGAGATCGACCTGCTGGTGTTTGACCTCAAGACCATGCGGGAGGTGAAGCGGGCTCTGCGAGCGCACCGTGCCTACACCCCCAACGACGAGTGCTTCTTCATCTTCCTGGATGTCAGCAGGGATTTTGTGGCCAG TGGGGCTGAAGATCGGCATGGTTATATCTGGGACCGCCACTACAACATCTGCCTAGCCAAGCTGCGGCACGAGGATGTGGTCAACTCGGTGGCCTTCAGCCCGCAGGAGCAGGAGCTCCTGTTGACGGCCAGCGACGATGCCACTATCAAAGCCTGGCGTTCACCACGCACTGTCCGTGTCCTCCAGGCCCCGCGCCCACGCCCACGCCCCTTCTTCTCTTGGTTTGCCAGCCACAGGCGCTGA
- the C8g gene encoding complement component C8 gamma chain isoform X2 produces MFAGTWLLVAVGSACRFLQEQGHRAEATTLHTAPQGTAMVVSTFRKLDGICWQVRQLFGDTGVPGRFLLRGTRGPVHVVVAETDYQSFAILYLEKARKLTVKLYARSLPVSDSVLSVFERRVREANLTEHQIFFFPKYGFCETADQFHILNEVRR; encoded by the exons ATG TTTGCAGGGACGTGGCTCCTTGTGGCTGTGGGCTCTGCATGCCGCTTTCTTCAGGAGCAGGGCCACCGGGCCGAGGCCACCACATTGCACACAGCTCCCCAGGGTACAGCTATGGTCGTCAGCACCTTCCGAAAGCT AGATGGGATCTGTTGGCAGGTACGCCAGCTCTTTGGAGACACAGGGGTCCCCGGTCGCTTCTTGCTCCGAG GGACCCGTGGGCCAGTGCATGTGGTTGTCGCCGAGACTGACTACCAGAGCTTTGCCATCCTGTATCTGGAGAAGGCGAGGAAGCTGACTGTGAAACTCTATG CCCGCTCACTACCCGTGAGTGACTCTGTCCTGAGTGTGTTTGAGCGGCGAGTCAGAGAAGCCAACCTGACGGAACACCAGatctttttctttcccaagtATG GTTTCTGCGAGACTGCGGACCAGTTCCACATCCTGAATG AGGTTCGGAGATGA
- the C8g gene encoding complement component C8 gamma chain isoform X1, with amino-acid sequence MLSPGAVLFFTLLLTTSSLGQRARKPSGSTSPISTIQAQANFNAQQFAGTWLLVAVGSACRFLQEQGHRAEATTLHTAPQGTAMVVSTFRKLDGICWQVRQLFGDTGVPGRFLLRGTRGPVHVVVAETDYQSFAILYLEKARKLTVKLYARSLPVSDSVLSVFERRVREANLTEHQIFFFPKYGFCETADQFHILNEVRR; translated from the exons ATGCTGTCCCCTGGGGCAGTGTTATTCTTCACCCTGCTCTTGACAACCAGTTCACTGGGCCAAAGGGCTCGAAAGCCCTCTGGGTCTACATCCCCCATCAGCACCATCCAGGCCCAGGCCAATTTcaatgctcagcag TTTGCAGGGACGTGGCTCCTTGTGGCTGTGGGCTCTGCATGCCGCTTTCTTCAGGAGCAGGGCCACCGGGCCGAGGCCACCACATTGCACACAGCTCCCCAGGGTACAGCTATGGTCGTCAGCACCTTCCGAAAGCT AGATGGGATCTGTTGGCAGGTACGCCAGCTCTTTGGAGACACAGGGGTCCCCGGTCGCTTCTTGCTCCGAG GGACCCGTGGGCCAGTGCATGTGGTTGTCGCCGAGACTGACTACCAGAGCTTTGCCATCCTGTATCTGGAGAAGGCGAGGAAGCTGACTGTGAAACTCTATG CCCGCTCACTACCCGTGAGTGACTCTGTCCTGAGTGTGTTTGAGCGGCGAGTCAGAGAAGCCAACCTGACGGAACACCAGatctttttctttcccaagtATG GTTTCTGCGAGACTGCGGACCAGTTCCACATCCTGAATG AGGTTCGGAGATGA